The Devosia sp. A16 genome includes a window with the following:
- the typA gene encoding translational GTPase TypA, with the protein MSLRNIAIIAHVDHGKTTMIDVLLKQSGSFRENQRVEERAMDSNDLERERGITILAKVTSLVWKDTRINIVDTPGHADFGGEVERILSMVDGVVILVDAAEGPMPQTKFVLGKALAQGLRPIVAINKIDRPDERHLEVLEEIFDLFIALDATPEQLDFPVLYGAAKLGWMSEKPEGPKDSLAPLLDKVLEYVPEPKVEEGPFRMLVTTIERNPFLGRILTGRITSGTVKAGDPIHSLGRDGKIVEKGRVSKVLAFRGLERTPIDLAEAGDIVAIAGLETSTVADTLVNPSVTEPLPSKPIDPPTLSVTFRINDGPLAGREGDKVQSRVIRERLLREAEGNVAIRVTEGEDNDSFDVAGRGELQLAVLIENMRREGFELTIGRPKVVIREENGEKLEPIEEVIIDVDDEHTGVVVQKLTERKGDLVDMRPSGVGRSRLRFYVPTRSLIGYQPELLSDTRGTAIFNRLFHGYQPFKGALPGRRTGVLISNGTGQAVTYALWNLEERGPIMIDAGVDIYEGMIIGEHSRENDLEVNALKGKQLTNIRTTSKDEAVRLTPPKKLTLEQSLGYIADDEYVEVTPKSIRLRKIWLDPNDRKRMMRAAKAS; encoded by the coding sequence ATGTCTTTGCGTAATATCGCAATCATTGCTCACGTTGACCATGGCAAGACCACCATGATCGACGTCCTGCTCAAGCAGTCCGGCTCGTTCCGCGAGAACCAGCGCGTCGAAGAGCGCGCCATGGACAGCAATGATCTCGAACGCGAGCGCGGCATCACCATCCTTGCCAAGGTGACGTCGCTGGTCTGGAAGGACACCCGCATCAACATCGTCGACACGCCCGGCCACGCCGATTTCGGCGGCGAGGTCGAGCGCATCCTCTCGATGGTCGATGGCGTGGTGATCCTCGTCGACGCCGCCGAGGGCCCGATGCCGCAGACCAAGTTCGTGCTCGGCAAGGCTTTGGCGCAGGGCCTTCGTCCGATCGTTGCCATCAACAAGATCGACCGCCCCGACGAGCGCCACCTCGAAGTGCTGGAAGAGATCTTCGATCTGTTCATCGCGCTCGACGCTACGCCCGAGCAGCTGGATTTCCCGGTGCTCTACGGCGCCGCCAAGCTCGGCTGGATGTCGGAAAAGCCCGAAGGCCCCAAGGACTCGCTCGCCCCGCTGCTCGACAAGGTGCTCGAATACGTGCCCGAGCCGAAGGTGGAAGAGGGCCCGTTCCGCATGCTGGTCACCACCATCGAGCGCAACCCGTTCCTCGGGCGCATCCTCACCGGCCGCATCACCTCCGGTACGGTCAAGGCCGGTGACCCGATCCACTCGCTCGGCCGCGACGGCAAGATCGTCGAAAAGGGCCGTGTCAGCAAAGTGCTGGCCTTCCGTGGCCTCGAGCGCACCCCGATCGATCTCGCCGAAGCCGGCGACATCGTCGCCATCGCCGGCCTCGAAACCTCGACCGTCGCCGACACGCTGGTGAACCCCTCGGTCACCGAGCCGCTGCCGTCGAAACCGATCGATCCGCCGACCCTGTCGGTCACCTTCCGCATCAATGACGGCCCCTTGGCCGGCCGCGAAGGCGACAAGGTGCAGTCGCGCGTCATCCGCGAGCGCCTGCTGCGCGAAGCGGAAGGCAACGTCGCCATCCGCGTCACCGAAGGCGAGGACAACGATTCGTTCGATGTCGCCGGCCGCGGCGAATTGCAGCTCGCCGTGCTGATCGAGAACATGCGCCGCGAAGGGTTCGAGCTCACCATCGGCCGCCCCAAGGTGGTGATCCGCGAAGAGAACGGCGAAAAGCTCGAGCCGATCGAGGAAGTGATCATCGACGTCGACGACGAGCATACCGGCGTCGTGGTGCAGAAGCTCACCGAGCGCAAGGGCGACCTGGTCGACATGCGTCCTTCGGGCGTCGGCCGCTCGCGGCTGCGCTTCTATGTGCCGACCCGCTCGCTGATCGGCTACCAGCCCGAGCTGCTGTCGGACACCCGCGGCACCGCCATCTTCAACCGGCTGTTCCACGGCTACCAGCCGTTCAAGGGCGCCCTGCCCGGCCGCCGTACCGGCGTGCTGATTTCCAACGGCACCGGCCAGGCCGTGACTTATGCGCTGTGGAACCTCGAAGAGCGCGGTCCGATCATGATCGATGCCGGCGTCGACATCTACGAAGGCATGATCATCGGCGAGCACTCCCGCGAGAACGATCTCGAAGTGAATGCGCTCAAGGGCAAGCAGCTGACCAACATCCGCACCACCTCGAAGGATGAAGCGGTCCGCCTGACCCCGCCCAAGAAGCTCACCCTCGAACAGTCGCTGGGCTACATCGCCGACGACGAATACGTGGAAGTGACGCCCAAGAGCATCCGCCTGCGCAAGATCTGGCTCGACCCCAACGACCGCAAGCGCATGATGCGCGCCGCCAAGGCGAGTTAG
- a CDS encoding toll/interleukin-1 receptor domain-containing protein: MPKGRRRTDRELFIDSLKELAGGADKLVSNIALRTKLGWSEEKYNRVWDELWQEGVLTRGRGRGGSVGIKPTAIQQKIKLFLSYSHKDIAIAERLLQHLEPLRRMGILESWNFRELKPGDEWDKKIKTELSQSEVIVMLISVDFINSSYISDIEVETALGKHRDNSAVIIPVLARNCLWKTSPLGELQALPQGLKAMISWTDLDDACVDVVNGIRTIVEERLAAKKAA, encoded by the coding sequence TTGCCGAAAGGCCGTCGCAGGACAGATCGCGAACTATTCATTGACTCCCTCAAAGAACTGGCCGGCGGCGCCGATAAATTAGTCTCAAACATTGCCCTTCGGACGAAGCTTGGTTGGTCCGAAGAGAAATATAACAGAGTTTGGGATGAACTGTGGCAGGAGGGTGTCCTAACACGTGGTCGCGGTCGTGGCGGATCCGTAGGAATCAAGCCGACTGCTATTCAGCAGAAGATCAAGTTATTTCTTTCCTACTCACATAAAGACATCGCGATAGCCGAGCGGCTACTTCAACATCTTGAGCCACTTAGGCGCATGGGCATTCTTGAGTCATGGAACTTCCGTGAACTAAAGCCCGGCGATGAGTGGGACAAAAAAATCAAAACCGAGCTCAGTCAATCGGAGGTGATCGTGATGTTGATCAGTGTCGATTTCATCAACTCCTCCTACATCTCTGACATCGAGGTCGAAACTGCCTTAGGGAAGCACCGGGATAATTCCGCCGTGATCATTCCTGTACTGGCAAGAAACTGCCTTTGGAAGACGTCACCGCTCGGCGAATTGCAGGCATTGCCTCAGGGATTGAAGGCCATGATCTCATGGACCGACCTTGATGATGCCTGCGTGGACGTCGTCAACGGTATCAGGACAATCGTAGAAGAGCGGTTGGCGGCCAAGAAGGCCGCCTAA
- a CDS encoding MarR family winged helix-turn-helix transcriptional regulator, translating into MSDPCICIAVRKASRKLTARYDAALEPVGINLAQFSLLRNISRHEPVSLTRLAEIVELDRSTLGRNVRVLQRMGLAAITPGEDLREAALSLSAAGQQTLQRSVPIWEGTQDEIQRRLGAAGAAQLEALLGAL; encoded by the coding sequence ATGTCCGACCCCTGTATCTGCATCGCGGTTCGCAAGGCGAGCCGCAAACTGACGGCCCGCTATGACGCGGCGCTCGAACCGGTCGGGATCAACCTGGCCCAGTTTTCGCTGTTGCGGAACATCTCACGGCACGAGCCCGTCTCGCTGACGCGACTGGCCGAAATCGTCGAGCTCGACCGCTCGACATTGGGGCGCAACGTGCGGGTGCTGCAGCGTATGGGGCTGGCGGCCATCACGCCGGGAGAGGACCTGCGCGAGGCGGCGCTCAGCCTCAGCGCGGCGGGGCAGCAGACCCTGCAGCGGTCCGTGCCGATCTGGGAAGGCACGCAGGACGAGATTCAGCGGCGGCTGGGCGCCGCCGGCGCAGCCCAGCTCGAAGCCCTGCTCGGGGCACTCTAG
- a CDS encoding sigma-70 family RNA polymerase sigma factor — translation MDAGRADAAISFEPHRPRLTRVAYRMLGSVADAEDVVQDAFLRWHTTDRSEIHNTEAFLVRVVTRLCLDVLKSSRRKRETYIGPWLPEPVVETEAEFAEDVTLPLLLALERLSPLERAAFLLHDVFGMEFDEVAGAIGRDAAATRQLASRARQHVHEARPRFAVDQRRGMELAEAFFNASQTGDMALLKTMLAADITVTADGGGKRPAGPVPIVGFDAVVALMERMARFFARSPSQLVRVAMINGLPGYVTLEADGVLQTTALEIADGKIVGLYIVRNPDKLGHLDGAPLH, via the coding sequence ATGGACGCCGGGCGGGCCGATGCGGCCATCAGTTTCGAACCCCATCGGCCCCGCCTCACCCGGGTAGCCTACCGCATGCTCGGCTCCGTCGCCGATGCCGAGGATGTGGTGCAGGACGCGTTCCTGCGCTGGCACACCACCGACCGCTCCGAAATCCACAACACGGAAGCCTTCCTCGTCCGCGTCGTCACCCGGCTCTGCCTCGACGTGCTGAAATCCTCACGCCGCAAGCGCGAGACCTATATCGGCCCCTGGCTCCCCGAGCCGGTGGTCGAAACCGAAGCCGAGTTCGCCGAGGACGTCACCCTGCCGCTGCTGCTGGCGTTGGAACGGCTGTCACCGCTCGAGCGGGCTGCCTTCCTGCTGCACGACGTGTTCGGCATGGAGTTCGACGAGGTTGCCGGCGCCATCGGCCGCGATGCGGCGGCGACACGCCAGCTGGCGAGCCGCGCCCGCCAACATGTGCACGAGGCCCGGCCGCGCTTCGCGGTCGATCAGCGACGCGGCATGGAGCTCGCCGAGGCGTTCTTCAACGCCTCGCAGACCGGCGACATGGCCCTGCTCAAGACCATGCTCGCAGCCGACATCACCGTCACCGCCGATGGCGGCGGCAAGCGTCCGGCCGGCCCAGTGCCGATCGTTGGCTTCGATGCGGTGGTGGCGCTGATGGAGCGCATGGCGCGCTTCTTTGCCCGGTCTCCGTCGCAGCTGGTCCGCGTCGCCATGATCAATGGCCTGCCCGGCTACGTCACGCTCGAAGCCGACGGCGTGCTGCAAACCACGGCGCTCGAGATCGCCGACGGCAAGATCGTCGGACTCTACATCGTTCGCAATCCCGACAAGCTCGGACATCTCGACGGCGCGCCGCTCCACTGA
- a CDS encoding DedA family protein, translating to MASWITQIITDLGYVGIALLMLLEAVFPPIPSELIVPFAGFAAGQGQLNVFGVIIAATIGSLVGMLPWYFAGRLFGLQRVKWLADRIGRWFAFNADEIDYAARIFERWGKPIVLVGRLFPILRTLISVPAGLARMNFATFALFSAIGMLIWNSVLVGAGYLLHEHYHLVEAWLDPLSWVVLIAVVGLYVFRLFTWRPSSANQKI from the coding sequence GTGGCCAGCTGGATCACTCAGATCATCACCGACCTCGGCTATGTCGGGATCGCCCTGCTGATGCTGCTCGAGGCAGTGTTCCCGCCGATCCCCTCCGAACTGATCGTGCCGTTCGCCGGCTTTGCCGCCGGCCAGGGTCAGCTCAACGTCTTCGGCGTGATCATCGCCGCCACCATCGGCTCGCTGGTCGGCATGCTGCCCTGGTATTTCGCCGGTCGGCTGTTCGGTCTTCAGCGGGTCAAATGGCTCGCCGACCGCATCGGGCGCTGGTTCGCCTTCAATGCCGACGAGATCGACTATGCCGCCCGCATCTTCGAGCGCTGGGGCAAGCCGATCGTCCTCGTGGGGCGGCTGTTCCCGATCCTGAGGACGCTGATTTCGGTGCCCGCGGGCCTCGCCAGGATGAACTTCGCCACCTTCGCGCTGTTCTCGGCCATCGGCATGCTGATCTGGAACAGCGTGCTGGTCGGTGCCGGCTACCTGCTGCATGAGCATTATCACCTGGTCGAAGCCTGGCTCGACCCGCTGAGCTGGGTGGTGCTGATCGCGGTGGTCGGCCTCTACGTGTTCCGCCTGTTCACCTGGCGGCCGAGCAGCGCCAACCAAAAAATCTGA
- a CDS encoding carboxymuconolactone decarboxylase family protein → MTKRINPYARMDLIQPLIDYSHAVPHVGLETALVHLVKIRASQINGCAVCLVMHSQEARQDGETEMRIYLLDAWREAPHFTARERAALAWTEALTRLDHTADAAYELVAAAFNEAEQVALTLLIGNINTWNRINAGFQVSPPRSSAIKVAA, encoded by the coding sequence ATGACCAAGCGCATCAACCCCTACGCCCGGATGGACCTGATTCAGCCGCTGATCGACTACAGCCACGCCGTTCCGCATGTCGGGCTCGAGACCGCCCTTGTGCACCTCGTGAAGATCCGCGCCAGCCAGATCAACGGCTGCGCCGTCTGCCTCGTCATGCATAGCCAGGAAGCGCGCCAGGACGGTGAGACCGAGATGCGCATCTACCTGCTCGACGCCTGGCGCGAAGCGCCGCACTTCACCGCGCGGGAGCGCGCTGCACTTGCCTGGACCGAGGCGCTGACCAGGCTCGATCACACTGCCGATGCCGCCTATGAGCTGGTGGCTGCCGCGTTCAACGAGGCCGAACAGGTCGCCCTGACCCTCTTGATCGGCAACATCAATACCTGGAACCGCATCAATGCCGGCTTCCAGGTCAGCCCGCCGCGTTCGTCGGCCATCAAGGTGGCGGCGTAA
- a CDS encoding MFS transporter gives MLSDRLAVFLAARNIHYGWVVAGTTFLVMLATAGAMGSAGVLIQPLQQEFGWTTAEISSALAVRLLFFGVLGPFAAAFMNHFGIRRVVMTALGLIGAGIVGSLFMRELWQLLALWGIVIGVGTGMTALVLGATVASRWFEKRRGLVVGLMTASNATGQLIFLPLLANLAETVGWRAALGFIVVVLAIAFALALLLKDYPADVGLAPFGGSPQPRVVRSRKLSELVASPIRALREAARTQVFWVLFATFFVCGFSTNGLIQQHWISICGDVGITPTGAAGYLALIGIFDFVGTIVSGWLSDRYDNRWLLLAYYGLRGISLLFLPYSGFSLAMLTVFAVFYGLDWVATVPPTVKLTAQQFGAEKASLVFGWVFAGHQLGAASAAAVAGIARTELDTYTPALLLAGVLCLLAALLVLSIGRPKRTEATMAA, from the coding sequence ATGCTTTCCGACCGCCTGGCGGTGTTTCTCGCAGCGCGCAACATTCACTACGGCTGGGTCGTCGCCGGCACGACGTTTCTCGTCATGCTGGCGACCGCGGGGGCGATGGGCTCGGCCGGAGTGCTGATCCAGCCACTGCAGCAGGAGTTCGGCTGGACCACGGCGGAAATCTCGTCGGCGCTCGCGGTCCGACTGCTGTTCTTCGGGGTGCTCGGGCCATTCGCTGCCGCCTTCATGAACCATTTCGGCATCCGCCGGGTCGTGATGACGGCCCTGGGGCTGATCGGCGCCGGCATTGTCGGCTCGCTGTTCATGCGCGAGCTGTGGCAGCTGCTGGCGCTGTGGGGCATCGTCATCGGGGTCGGCACCGGTATGACGGCGCTGGTACTGGGCGCCACCGTGGCGTCGCGCTGGTTCGAGAAGCGGCGCGGGCTGGTGGTCGGGTTGATGACGGCCAGCAATGCCACCGGGCAACTGATCTTTCTGCCGTTGCTCGCCAACCTCGCCGAGACCGTCGGCTGGCGGGCGGCGCTCGGTTTCATCGTCGTGGTGCTGGCGATCGCCTTCGCGCTGGCGCTACTGCTCAAGGACTATCCTGCCGATGTGGGCCTCGCGCCCTTCGGCGGCTCGCCGCAGCCCAGGGTGGTGCGTTCGCGCAAGCTCAGCGAACTGGTGGCATCGCCGATCCGCGCGTTGCGAGAGGCCGCGCGGACGCAGGTCTTCTGGGTGCTGTTCGCGACCTTCTTCGTCTGCGGGTTTTCGACCAACGGGCTGATCCAGCAGCACTGGATCTCGATCTGCGGCGATGTCGGCATCACTCCGACCGGGGCGGCCGGCTACCTGGCGCTGATCGGCATCTTCGATTTCGTCGGCACCATCGTCTCGGGCTGGCTTTCGGATCGCTACGACAATCGCTGGCTGCTGCTCGCCTATTATGGCTTGCGCGGCATCAGCCTGTTGTTCCTGCCCTATTCGGGTTTCTCGCTCGCCATGCTGACGGTGTTCGCGGTGTTCTACGGGCTCGACTGGGTGGCAACGGTGCCGCCCACGGTCAAACTCACGGCGCAGCAGTTCGGGGCGGAAAAGGCCAGCCTGGTGTTCGGCTGGGTGTTTGCCGGCCACCAGCTGGGAGCAGCGTCCGCGGCTGCCGTCGCAGGGATCGCACGCACCGAACTCGACACCTACACGCCGGCGCTGCTGCTGGCGGGGGTGCTCTGCCTCCTTGCGGCGCTCCTGGTGCTGAGCATCGGCCGGCCGAAGCGGACCGAGGCGACGATGGCGGCCTAG